Proteins from a genomic interval of Bombyx mori chromosome 8, ASM3026992v2:
- the LOC134199208 gene encoding uncharacterized protein LOC134199208 yields the protein MDFVVWASSQFTVPLQEIYYQNPMPQIQSHYQNLMWNHQYYQETYNKKIFQNSNKSRKKHKERPRKSFRDLNYCKCSCNDCYRPKPCCKNVCSTCNNQFPPQSNVLLFPYPVPIVIVPSNKTTNEITIQTLPTTTLNAKTTTNKPTTAAIVTHTIVTPVTTTRDITSSAIPTVTQSDSTITTKADTVTEGPKVTDTEKTSPDTEKTSPPSTLSTNPMLITSPQKGELRYDVTKKCPPILGCYKAHKKQNRSGFRPTVSDYSELNYHKNYLLRTIRRLKTNLRNKYELIPIPDSVAEQLLSEINE from the coding sequence ATGGATTTTGTCGTTTGGGCTTCATCTCAATTTACCGTTCCTTTACAAGAAATTTACTACCAGAATCCAATGCCGCAGATACAGTCCCACTACCAAAATTTGATGTGGAACCATCAATATTATCAAGAAACTtataataaaaagatatttCAAAATAGTAATAAATCTCGAAAAAAACATAAAGAGCGCCCAAGGAAATCGTTCCgtgatttaaattattgtaagtGTTCTTGCAACGATTGCTACAGACCTAAGCCCTGCTGTAAAAATGTATGCTCAACGTGTAATAATCAATTTCCGCCACAATCAAACGTGCTGCTATTCCCATATCCAGTTCCGATCGTGATTGTCCCATCTAATAAAACAACAAACGAAATAACAATTCAAACGTTACCAACGACAACCCTAAAtgcaaaaacaacaacaaataaacCAACTACTGCTGCAATAGTCACACACACAATAGTGACTCCTGTTACGACAACACGGGATATCACATCATCTGCCATTCCAACTGTGACTCAAAGTGATTCGACAATTACGACAAAAGCAGACACTGTAACCGAAGGACCAAAAGTTACAGATACAGAAAAAACCTCACCAGATACAGAAAAAACCTCACCTCCTTCCACTCTATCTACAAATCCAATGCTCATAACGAGCCCACAAAAAGGAGAACTGCGTTACGACGTAACAAAAAAATGCCCTCCAATATTAGGCTGTTATAAAGCACACAAGAAACAGAACAGAAGTGGTTTCAGACCAACGGTCAGTGATTATAGCGAATTGAATTATCACAAAAATTATTTGCTTCGCACTATAAGGAGATTGAAAACAAATTTGAGAAATAAATACGAATTGATACCGATTCCAGATTCGGTTGCCGAACAGTTACTCAGTGAAATAAATGAGtga
- the LOC119628849 gene encoding uncharacterized protein LOC119628849, with translation MFIKFIRYMQIISLFPKISISQYRFPFTNPSVGVIPNYYSTQMYDTGFNYENLVRNSQNSDYKQETRVQDYNDYNDGNECSCSCRNCEDPEKCCEPFCSNCNTQGMANIVLIPYPYPLILSLNSQWNSTMKYVKTNETNPTSETTENTFATPSHEINNTIPPISSITVPTFTTMSTVQTTKTNPTISANPVTQTPSEPSLRAINRSNKSKYLLTTARRTMPVWVPKYGIVPIPDNLAKKLMVKLRQMKELQNF, from the exons atgtttataaaattt ATTCGCTACATGCAAATAATTTCCTTATTCCCGAAAATATCAATATCTCAATACAGATTTCCTTTTACAAATCCTTCTGTGGGTGTCATACCTAATTATTATAGCACGCAAATGTATGATACCGGCTTTAATTATGAAAATCTTGTACGTAATTCGCAAAACAGTGATTATAAGCAAGAAACTAGAGTACAAGATTATAATGATTATAATGATGGAAATGAATGTTCTTGCTCTTGCCGGAACTGCGAAGACCCAGAAAAATGCTGTGAGCCATTTTGTTCGAATTGCAACACTCAAGGGATGGCCAACATCGTCTTAATACCATATCCGTACCCTTTAATATTATCTTTGAATTCACAATGGAATTCTACAATGAAATATGTTAAGACGAATGAAACAAATCCTACTTCTGAGACAACAGAAAACACTTTTGCAACTCCAAGCcatgaaattaataatacaataccACCAATAAGTTCAATAACTGTACCAACTTTTACTACAATGAGTACCGttcaaacaacaaaaacaaatccgACGATTTCAGCCAATCCGGTAACACAAACACCATCTGAACCTTCCTTACGCGCAATAAATAGATCTAACAAATCTAAGTATTTATTGACAACGGCAAGACGGACCATGCCTGTTTGGGTGCCTAAGTATGGGATCGTTCCAATACCGGACAATTTGGCTAAGAAATTAATGGTTAAGTTACGACAAATGAAGGAGCTACAGAATTTCTAA